A stretch of the Longimicrobiales bacterium genome encodes the following:
- a CDS encoding copper-translocating P-type ATPase, whose amino-acid sequence MKPHDHGHDAKPPAEPGYPAHPEVRHPPEHLTGSDADVHAEHAADHGAADHAAMDHTDHAAMDHADHSAMDPNDRAAMGHGGHGAHDKHEGHSVEMFRSKFWISLLLTIPTIIWGHMLADLTGYQPPHFTGSHWIAPLFGTLVFVYGGRVFIAGAVRELKDRLPGMMTLISLAITVAFVFSAAVTLGFDGMPLWEELATLVTIMLLGHWMEMRSIQQASGALNELAKLLPATASRVVDGGTEDVPVDALRAGDVVLIRPGAQVPADGVVIEGRSSVNESMITGESRTVDKVEESEVIAGTVNGAGSLRARVTGTGDTTKLAGIMRLVSQAQTSRSRAQALADRAAFWLTMIALGAGAVTLVVWLLAGATGAFTIERVVTVLVIACPHALGLAIPLVVAISTTIGARNGLLVRDRRGLEEARNLNAVIFDKTGTLTLGEHRVVEIATADGLDEDEALRLGAAVEQDSEHPVARAIVTSAHERELSVPRAQNFESITGHGVRADVEGRSLMEGGPNLLRRFELTPPPGLIEAADRFAARGQGAIYLIEGDAVLAVFAVADKVRPESLEAVRRLHDNGIEVVMLTGDARAVADAVAAELGIDTVFAEVLPEQKADKVRELQSAGKRVAMVGDGVNDAPALVTADVGIAIGAGTDVAVEAGDVVLVRSDPRDVARIVELSKATYRKMVQNLWWAAGYNIVAIPLAAGVLAGRGIVLNPAVGAVLMSLSTIIVALNAQLLRRVELE is encoded by the coding sequence ATGAAGCCACACGACCACGGACACGATGCGAAACCGCCTGCCGAGCCGGGCTATCCCGCGCATCCGGAGGTGAGGCATCCGCCCGAACACCTGACGGGCTCGGACGCGGACGTCCACGCGGAGCACGCCGCGGATCATGGCGCTGCGGACCACGCGGCCATGGATCACACCGACCATGCCGCGATGGACCACGCGGACCACTCCGCCATGGATCCCAATGACCGCGCGGCCATGGGCCACGGCGGGCATGGAGCTCACGACAAGCACGAGGGCCACAGCGTCGAGATGTTCCGCAGCAAGTTCTGGATCAGTCTGCTGCTGACGATCCCGACGATCATCTGGGGCCACATGCTGGCCGACCTCACCGGTTATCAGCCGCCGCATTTCACGGGCTCACACTGGATCGCGCCGCTGTTCGGTACGCTGGTGTTCGTGTACGGCGGGCGCGTGTTTATTGCCGGCGCCGTGCGCGAGCTGAAAGACCGGTTGCCGGGCATGATGACACTCATCTCGCTCGCGATCACGGTCGCGTTCGTGTTCAGTGCCGCGGTGACGCTCGGCTTCGACGGCATGCCGTTGTGGGAGGAGCTGGCGACGCTCGTCACCATCATGCTGCTCGGCCACTGGATGGAGATGCGCTCCATCCAGCAGGCGAGCGGTGCATTGAACGAGCTGGCGAAGCTGCTGCCGGCGACGGCGTCACGTGTTGTGGATGGCGGCACCGAGGACGTACCGGTCGATGCGCTGCGCGCAGGGGATGTGGTCCTCATCCGTCCGGGGGCCCAGGTCCCCGCCGATGGCGTCGTCATCGAGGGCCGGAGCTCCGTGAACGAGTCGATGATCACGGGCGAGTCCCGGACAGTTGACAAGGTCGAGGAGAGCGAAGTGATCGCCGGCACCGTGAACGGCGCGGGTTCGTTGCGCGCTCGCGTGACGGGGACCGGCGATACGACGAAGCTCGCGGGGATCATGCGGCTGGTGTCGCAGGCGCAGACGTCGCGCAGCCGTGCGCAGGCGCTCGCGGACCGGGCCGCGTTCTGGCTGACGATGATCGCGCTGGGTGCGGGTGCAGTCACGCTCGTCGTGTGGCTGCTGGCCGGTGCAACGGGTGCGTTCACCATCGAACGTGTCGTTACCGTGCTCGTCATCGCGTGCCCACACGCGCTCGGCCTCGCCATCCCGCTCGTCGTCGCGATATCGACGACAATCGGTGCGCGCAACGGTCTGCTCGTCCGCGACCGTCGCGGACTCGAGGAAGCACGCAACCTGAACGCGGTGATCTTCGACAAGACGGGTACGCTCACTCTGGGCGAGCATCGCGTAGTGGAGATCGCGACCGCTGACGGCTTGGATGAGGACGAAGCGCTTCGTCTGGGCGCGGCGGTTGAGCAGGACTCGGAGCATCCCGTCGCGCGCGCGATCGTCACCAGTGCTCATGAGCGCGAGCTGAGTGTGCCGCGCGCACAGAACTTCGAGTCGATCACGGGCCACGGCGTGCGCGCTGATGTCGAAGGCAGGAGCCTGATGGAAGGCGGTCCGAACCTGCTTCGCAGATTCGAGCTCACACCGCCGCCTGGCCTCATCGAGGCGGCGGATCGTTTCGCCGCACGCGGGCAGGGCGCGATCTACCTGATCGAGGGCGACGCAGTGCTGGCGGTCTTCGCCGTTGCCGACAAGGTGCGCCCGGAATCACTGGAGGCCGTGCGTCGTCTGCATGACAACGGTATCGAGGTCGTGATGCTTACGGGCGATGCACGTGCCGTCGCCGATGCCGTCGCCGCCGAGCTCGGTATCGATACGGTATTCGCCGAAGTGCTGCCGGAGCAGAAGGCGGACAAGGTCAGGGAGCTGCAGAGTGCGGGGAAGCGGGTCGCAATGGTGGGGGACGGGGTGAACGATGCGCCCGCACTCGTCACCGCGGATGTCGGCATCGCGATCGGTGCAGGCACCGATGTCGCCGTGGAAGCCGGTGACGTCGTCCTGGTGCGCAGCGATCCACGCGATGTCGCGCGCATCGTCGAGCTGTCGAAGGCGACGTACCGCAAGATGGTGCAGAATCTGTGGTGGGCGGCAGGCTACAACATCGTGGCGATCCCGCTCGCCGCCGGTGTGCTCGCGGGGCGTGGCATCGTCCTGAACCCGGCGGTGGGTGCAGTGCTGATGTCGCTCAGCACCATCATTGTCGCGCTGAACGCGCAGCTGCTCCGGCGCGTCGAGCTCGAGTGA
- a CDS encoding universal stress protein has product MYRRILVPLDGTHFGDHALPYAISIATRTGAALELVHVHRPRELDAALESMPQYRYQHVEEAGIRRDNEALEQEMALLEERAADIELRYGVRASTRVLHGSTARAIEQEIQDVVADLVVMATHARRGISRLMHGDVAHQLVHDFNIPMLCVHPESENAPFDNGELKHFLVSLDGSPFSEQILDTVAPLALGLGARLSLVHVFSQRTIRPNGVHGEREITHREDAVAYLDEVADRLPAGLPDAELIVVESEDPATAIVDALASRPGAALAIATHGRSGLSRMVLGSVADKVVEATHQPVLLYRPRLVRLPNGPLATAFGLESD; this is encoded by the coding sequence ATGTATCGTCGCATACTCGTTCCACTCGACGGCACGCATTTCGGTGATCACGCGCTGCCGTACGCCATCTCCATCGCCACGCGCACCGGCGCGGCGCTGGAGCTGGTCCATGTGCATCGACCGCGCGAGCTCGACGCCGCGCTCGAGTCGATGCCGCAGTACCGCTACCAGCACGTCGAGGAAGCCGGCATCCGGCGTGACAACGAGGCGCTGGAGCAGGAGATGGCCCTGCTGGAGGAGCGCGCTGCCGACATCGAGCTGCGCTACGGCGTGCGGGCCTCGACGCGGGTGCTCCACGGGTCGACCGCGCGCGCGATCGAGCAGGAAATCCAGGATGTCGTGGCCGACCTGGTAGTCATGGCGACACATGCACGCAGGGGAATCTCACGGCTGATGCACGGTGACGTGGCGCATCAGCTGGTTCACGACTTCAACATCCCCATGCTGTGCGTGCATCCGGAGTCGGAGAACGCGCCGTTTGACAATGGTGAGCTGAAGCACTTCCTGGTGTCGCTGGACGGCTCACCGTTCTCGGAGCAGATCCTCGACACGGTCGCGCCGCTCGCACTGGGGCTCGGTGCGCGACTGTCGCTGGTGCATGTGTTCTCGCAGCGCACGATTCGCCCGAACGGGGTTCACGGCGAGCGCGAGATCACGCATCGCGAGGACGCGGTCGCCTATCTGGACGAGGTGGCCGACAGGCTGCCTGCCGGTCTGCCGGACGCTGAGCTCATCGTGGTCGAATCGGAGGATCCGGCGACGGCCATCGTCGATGCCCTGGCGAGCCGCCCCGGTGCAGCCCTCGCCATCGCGACGCACGGCCGCAGCGGCCTGTCCCGCATGGTCCTCGGCAGTGTAGCGGACAAGGTGGTGGAGGCTACGCATCAGCCCGTCCTGCTCTACCGGCCGCGGCTGGTACGGCTGCCGAACGGCCCGCTCGCTACCGCGTTCGGACTCGAGTCGGACTGA